In one Solanum dulcamara chromosome 1, daSolDulc1.2, whole genome shotgun sequence genomic region, the following are encoded:
- the LOC129892342 gene encoding uncharacterized protein LOC129892342 has product MVDIKTMYGGKINIIILDDIDRAVGSGARDIVNYCGLIMRSSISFRDGNWQKIVLKHGEAMWYKVKDKFEFCGGLREHKLQGFVISTMQRLFRAWKARLHNSYSAYDTDEERLSHRPEDVELEDWKYLVKYFGSEKFKRNPESGEKDTPDKVWEIQHIRKKDNGERVWLDPQSQQIHVLKVKMRMTIVRCCRLLDAKGSKYGCIVDVYMGSLLLGIHVCIGRSPKAGPKKVQSYFQYVRYVLVK; this is encoded by the exons ATGGTTGATATTAAAACCATGTACGGAGgaaaaatcaatataattatTCTAGATGACATTGATAGAGCTGTGGGTTCTGGTGCTAGAGATATTGTTAATTACTGTGGCTTGATCATGAGGAGCAGCATCTCATTTCGAGATGGAAATTGGCAAAAGATTGTTTTAAAACATGGAGAAGCAATGTGGTATAAGGTTAAG gacaaatttgaattttgtggtgGACTGCGAGAACATAAGTTACAAGGCTTTGTGATAAGCACTATGCAAAGACTTTTTAGGGCATGGAAAGCTCGATTGCATAATTCTTACTCTGCCTATGATACTGATGAAGAAAGATTGTCTCATCGACCTGAGGATGTTGAGTTAGAGGACTGGAAATACCTAGTTAAGTATTTTGGCAGTGAGAAATTCAAG AGAAATCCTGAATCGGGAGAAAAAGACACACCAGATAAAGTCTGGGAGATTCAGCATATACGTAAAAAAGACAACGGAGAACGTGTATGGTTGGATCCGCAATCCCAACAGATTCAT GTTCTGAAGGTGAAGATGAGGATGACTATTGTAAggtgttgcaggttgttggatgCTAAAGGTTCCAAGTATGGTTGTATTGTAGATGTGTACATG GGAAGTTTGCTTCTCGGAATacatgtttgcattggaagaAGTCCAAAAGCTGGACCAAAGAAAGTCCAAAGTTACTTTCAATATGTGCGTTATGTTTTggtgaaataa
- the LOC129887663 gene encoding uncharacterized protein LOC129887663 has product MLLQGQLQQLVIEQQSEEIEHPMTRDEILSSVLGERSGYVRGKGYGNKPPKKTQLHQSDIEASVSSAMESIRQEMQADMDRKLQEEREQMTTDLKKNMKEDLQKKLEEEREHMKGEVDKMFQEQMAAIITRMQQVLSLALLEYNKLLSSCRK; this is encoded by the coding sequence atgttattGCAGGGTCAGCTTCAACAACTTGTTATTGAACAACAATCTGAAGAGATCGAGCATCCCATGACTAGGGATGAGATTTTATCATCGGTTCTCGGTGAGAGATCAGGCTATGTTCGGGGAAAAGGATATGGAAACAAGCCTCCTAAAAAGACTCAACTACATCAGTCAGACATAGAGGCAAGTGTATCTTCGGCAATGGAAAGTATTCGTCAAGAGATGCAAGCTGATATGGATCGAAAGTTACAAGAAGAACGTGAACAAATGACTActgatttaaaaaagaatatgaaagaagattTGCAGAAAAAATTAGAAGAGGAGCGTGAACACATGAAAGGCGAGGTAGACAAGATGTTCCAAGAACAAATGGCTGCTATTATAACTAGAATGCAACAGGTACTTTCTCTTGCTCTTTtggaatataataaattgttaTCTTCGTGTAGAAAATAG